One window of Pseudacidobacterium ailaaui genomic DNA carries:
- a CDS encoding copper resistance CopC family protein has product MKTGHFVSRLGIFAAVFASLLLLPGRALAHAVLVSSSPSAHASVKGPEIAIHLKFNSRIDGAHSRLYLVGPDGKVKTLVLEVQSAPDALSAQSIKLGAGEYIIRWQALASDGHITRGEIPFTVQ; this is encoded by the coding sequence ATGAAGACTGGCCACTTTGTTTCGAGACTCGGGATCTTTGCAGCAGTCTTTGCCTCCCTGTTGTTGCTCCCCGGACGTGCTCTGGCCCATGCAGTGCTGGTGTCTTCCTCGCCGTCCGCTCATGCTTCAGTCAAAGGACCCGAGATTGCAATCCATCTCAAATTCAATTCACGCATTGATGGCGCGCACTCGCGTCTGTATCTGGTGGGACCGGATGGCAAGGTGAAGACGCTGGTGCTAGAAGTGCAGTCCGCTCCCGACGCGCTTTCTGCACAGAGCATCAAACTGGGCGCAGGAGAGTACATCATCCGCTGGCAGGCGCTGGCTTCTGACGGTCATATTACGCGCGGGGAAATCCCGTTCACTGTCCAATAG
- a CDS encoding copper resistance D family protein, whose protein sequence is MIWLLRDFDLLSVLLRAATLALESLTLGGFAFLVFVGRPSGMDREHLRRLRRATAWSAFALAFAEILSLATSAAILTGGSGFSFRDVLSADFFLLGLVLTLSAVALFFLLRLQSEKALFVGAVPAFLVLMASVGMSHAAARLEHRGPLLVLTALHHVGTAAWIGAMPYLLLALRRQGCDLVAARCTRRFSAMAIVSVALLLLGGTGMAWLYVGSLQGLYGTSYGVMLMAKVYLLLVILGLGAGNFFLARQMERSPAPLLVRLRRFSEAEIGLGFTAILTAASMTSQPPAVDLTQDRLTRHEIVERMRWEWPRLTSPPLKALAPPTPLSVAVRESTFTGGSESDANDRAWSEYNHHWAGLIVLAAGLLAFLARWRLPGARHWPLLFLGLSVFILLRADPENWPLGPRPFWASFTGPDVLEHRIYAVLIAAFAFFEWAVETGRLKSQWATYIFPLLCAAGGALLLTHQHALGNIKEEMLAEMSHTPIALLGATAGWGRWLELRLPDRRQSRIASFVWPICLVLVGLVLLDYRES, encoded by the coding sequence TTGATCTGGCTACTCCGAGACTTCGACCTGCTGTCAGTTCTGTTGCGCGCGGCAACGCTGGCATTGGAATCGCTGACTCTCGGCGGATTTGCGTTTCTGGTTTTTGTCGGCCGGCCATCCGGAATGGACCGTGAACATCTGCGCAGATTGCGGAGGGCAACGGCCTGGTCTGCTTTTGCTCTGGCCTTTGCTGAAATCCTTTCCCTTGCCACCAGCGCGGCCATTCTGACTGGGGGCTCTGGTTTCAGCTTTCGCGATGTTCTGTCAGCAGATTTTTTTCTGCTGGGATTGGTCCTGACGCTCAGCGCTGTGGCGCTGTTCTTTCTGCTGCGGTTGCAATCGGAAAAGGCCCTGTTTGTCGGTGCTGTGCCCGCATTCTTGGTACTGATGGCCTCTGTGGGAATGAGTCACGCGGCAGCGCGGCTGGAGCATCGCGGGCCCCTGCTTGTCCTGACGGCCCTGCACCATGTCGGCACTGCGGCGTGGATTGGCGCGATGCCATATCTGCTTCTCGCGCTGCGAAGGCAAGGCTGCGATCTGGTGGCTGCGCGTTGTACCCGGCGATTTTCAGCCATGGCAATTGTGAGTGTGGCGTTGCTTCTGCTGGGGGGTACCGGCATGGCATGGTTGTATGTTGGTTCGTTGCAGGGCCTGTATGGTACCAGCTACGGCGTCATGCTGATGGCAAAGGTTTATCTACTGTTGGTCATTCTTGGTCTTGGGGCCGGAAATTTCTTTCTGGCGCGTCAGATGGAACGCAGCCCTGCTCCGCTGCTGGTGCGGTTACGGCGCTTCAGTGAGGCAGAGATTGGCCTGGGATTCACGGCGATTCTGACCGCGGCCTCGATGACCTCGCAGCCTCCGGCGGTGGACCTTACGCAGGACCGGCTTACCAGGCACGAGATTGTGGAGCGCATGCGATGGGAGTGGCCGCGTCTGACCAGCCCTCCCCTGAAGGCGCTTGCACCGCCTACGCCGCTGAGTGTCGCAGTGCGGGAATCTACGTTTACTGGCGGCAGCGAGAGCGATGCGAATGATCGCGCATGGAGCGAGTACAACCATCACTGGGCCGGATTGATTGTGCTCGCGGCGGGATTGTTAGCATTCCTGGCGCGATGGCGTCTTCCCGGCGCGCGGCACTGGCCGCTTCTGTTTCTGGGACTGTCGGTTTTTATTCTGCTGCGCGCCGATCCGGAGAACTGGCCGTTGGGGCCGCGTCCGTTCTGGGCCAGCTTTACCGGGCCGGATGTGCTGGAGCACCGCATCTATGCGGTGCTGATTGCAGCCTTTGCCTTTTTTGAGTGGGCGGTGGAGACGGGCAGGCTGAAATCGCAATGGGCCACGTATATTTTCCCTTTGCTCTGCGCTGCGGGAGGCGCCCTTTTACTGACGCACCAGCACGCTCTGGGAAACATCAAGGAAGAGATGCTGGCCGAAATGAGTCATACTCCAATCGCCCTGCTGGGGGCGACGGCTGGGTGGGGGCGCTGGCTGGAATTGCGCCTTCCGGACCGGCGTCAATCCCGCATTGCTTCTTTCGTGTGGCCTATCTGTCTGGTATTGGTGGGGCTGGTCTTGCTTGACTATCGCGAATCCTGA
- a CDS encoding M1 family metallopeptidase, translating into MPRCFRPFFATACLVFGTLFIQTAHAQRLPQTVRPEHYSLTLTPDLKNATFTGKEKIDVVISQPVDAITLNAAEIKFQSVKTTLNGKVLEAAVSQDAAKEQATFDFHQKLPAGHLTLDIEYSGILNNELRGFYLSKTAKRNYAVTQFEPTDARRAFPSFDEPAFKAKFDVALVVDKGDTAISNTNIVSDTPGPGEEKHTLKFATTPKMSTYLVAFLVGDFQCTSGESDGVPIRGCATPDKVELTKYAVKAAEFVLHYYDNYFGIKYPMPKLDMIALPDFEAGAMENFGAITYRETDLLLDEKNASVGAKKNVAAVVAHEMAHQWFGDMVTMQWWNNLWLNEGFATWMENKPVAAWHPEWHIPQDVAQQLNSTLNLDAQRTTRTIRAKADTPDEINQMFDGITYGKAGAVLLMVENYLGEETFRKGVHNYLAAHMYGNATAEDFWNAQTATSHKPVDKIMESFVVQPGEPILTFGAPQGGQVSVQQQRFFLNPSVKADQAQSWTVPVCMKTESGEGSCEVISSAQQTLKARRQSFSSPMLQERDTTAAHIPRMYTKRSFPT; encoded by the coding sequence ATGCCGCGATGTTTTCGTCCGTTTTTTGCCACTGCCTGTCTTGTCTTTGGCACACTCTTTATCCAGACCGCGCATGCGCAGCGTCTTCCTCAAACCGTCCGTCCGGAACACTACAGTCTCACGCTGACTCCTGATCTGAAAAACGCTACATTTACGGGAAAGGAAAAGATCGACGTTGTGATTTCCCAGCCCGTGGATGCAATTACGCTGAATGCGGCTGAGATCAAGTTCCAGAGCGTCAAAACAACACTGAACGGAAAGGTGCTGGAGGCCGCAGTTTCCCAAGATGCTGCAAAGGAGCAGGCGACCTTTGATTTTCACCAGAAGCTGCCCGCGGGCCATCTCACGCTCGACATTGAATACTCCGGCATCCTGAACAACGAGCTGCGCGGTTTTTATCTTTCCAAAACAGCAAAACGCAATTACGCTGTGACGCAGTTTGAGCCTACGGATGCACGCCGCGCCTTTCCATCCTTCGATGAGCCGGCCTTCAAGGCCAAGTTTGACGTAGCGCTGGTTGTCGATAAAGGCGATACGGCAATTTCGAACACCAACATCGTTTCCGATACGCCGGGTCCCGGCGAGGAGAAGCACACTCTCAAATTTGCGACCACGCCCAAGATGTCCACCTACCTGGTGGCCTTTCTTGTCGGCGACTTTCAGTGCACCTCCGGCGAGAGCGATGGCGTACCGATCCGAGGTTGCGCCACTCCGGACAAAGTGGAGCTGACGAAATATGCGGTGAAGGCCGCTGAGTTTGTGCTGCACTATTACGACAACTATTTTGGCATCAAGTATCCCATGCCCAAGCTGGACATGATTGCGCTGCCCGATTTTGAAGCGGGTGCCATGGAAAACTTCGGCGCGATCACCTATCGCGAAACCGACCTGCTGCTGGATGAAAAAAATGCATCGGTTGGCGCGAAAAAGAATGTGGCAGCCGTGGTTGCGCACGAAATGGCCCACCAGTGGTTTGGCGATATGGTCACCATGCAGTGGTGGAACAACCTTTGGCTGAATGAAGGTTTCGCCACGTGGATGGAAAACAAGCCCGTAGCAGCCTGGCACCCGGAGTGGCACATCCCGCAGGACGTGGCCCAGCAGTTGAACAGCACGCTGAACCTGGATGCGCAGCGTACGACACGCACGATTCGGGCCAAGGCTGATACACCGGATGAGATCAACCAGATGTTTGACGGCATTACTTACGGAAAGGCCGGAGCGGTGTTGCTGATGGTCGAGAATTATCTCGGCGAAGAGACCTTTCGTAAAGGCGTGCACAATTATCTGGCAGCACACATGTATGGCAATGCTACGGCAGAGGATTTCTGGAACGCGCAGACCGCGACAAGCCATAAACCTGTGGACAAAATCATGGAAAGCTTTGTCGTCCAGCCCGGTGAGCCGATCCTGACTTTCGGCGCCCCCCAGGGCGGTCAGGTGTCCGTGCAGCAGCAGCGCTTCTTCCTGAATCCCAGCGTGAAAGCAGATCAGGCCCAGTCCTGGACAGTACCGGTCTGCATGAAAACAGAAAGCGGAGAAGGAAGCTGTGAGGTGATTTCCTCTGCCCAGCAGACGCTCAAGGCCCGCAGGCAAAGTTTTTCTTCGCCAATGCTGCAGGAAAGGGATACTACCGCAGCACATATCCCTCGGATGTATACGAAAAGATCGTTTCCAACGTAG
- a CDS encoding YfiT family bacillithiol transferase, translating to MSEDIRYPIGGFSGPVQQTPEQRRASIAVLAALPENLRSAVSGLTDAQLDTPYREGGWTVRQLVHHVADSHVNAYVRIRLALTEDWPAIKVYDQKLWANLPDARSLPVEVSLDLLDALHRRWTTLLESLTDPQWERGYVHPENGRQRIAEVVQMYDWHSRHHVAHITELRKRNGW from the coding sequence ATGAGTGAAGACATCCGCTACCCCATAGGGGGATTTTCCGGCCCCGTGCAGCAGACACCGGAGCAACGTCGTGCTTCCATTGCGGTGCTGGCAGCATTGCCGGAGAACCTGCGCTCTGCCGTGAGTGGTCTGACTGATGCGCAACTGGATACGCCATATCGCGAAGGGGGCTGGACCGTTCGGCAGCTCGTCCATCATGTGGCGGACAGTCACGTGAACGCCTATGTGCGTATCCGGTTGGCCCTCACAGAGGATTGGCCCGCCATAAAAGTCTATGACCAAAAGCTTTGGGCGAACCTGCCTGATGCCAGGTCGCTTCCGGTCGAGGTCTCTCTGGACCTTCTGGACGCGCTGCACAGGCGCTGGACAACATTGCTGGAATCTTTGACGGACCCGCAATGGGAGCGCGGGTATGTCCATCCCGAGAATGGCCGCCAAAGGATTGCTGAGGTGGTTCAAATGTACGACTGGCACTCGCGCCACCACGTCGCGCACATTACTGAATTACGCAAACGTAACGGCTGGTAA
- a CDS encoding ComF family protein, with protein sequence MEQPAFVKAVAHGLYQGRLRELIHLLKYEGMRPVAERLGALIALQVMLLENLPQQMTVVPVPLFAAKRRQRRFNQAELLAHSAVRVLKQQRSDVHWTIAAGLLERRRATESQAGLTPHQRRANVRGAFFVAQPEKVKEKDVLLLDDIYTTGATARACAQTLRRAGARSVWVATVARAQRQEMVEVPMQQDVAFWSSGFVPAARSA encoded by the coding sequence ATGGAGCAGCCCGCCTTTGTAAAGGCAGTGGCGCATGGTCTGTATCAAGGGCGGTTGCGGGAATTGATCCATCTCTTGAAGTATGAGGGGATGCGTCCGGTGGCCGAGAGGCTGGGCGCTTTGATTGCCTTGCAGGTAATGCTTTTGGAAAATCTGCCCCAGCAGATGACGGTCGTGCCCGTGCCGCTTTTCGCAGCCAAGCGCAGACAACGGCGTTTTAATCAGGCCGAGCTGCTGGCCCATTCCGCTGTAAGGGTTTTAAAGCAACAACGTTCTGACGTGCACTGGACCATAGCTGCCGGCTTGCTGGAAAGGCGGCGAGCCACAGAAAGCCAGGCGGGGCTGACCCCGCACCAGCGTCGTGCCAACGTGCGCGGCGCTTTTTTTGTTGCGCAACCGGAAAAAGTAAAGGAGAAAGACGTTCTTCTGCTGGACGACATTTACACCACCGGGGCCACGGCACGGGCCTGTGCTCAGACTTTACGCCGTGCTGGGGCACGAAGTGTCTGGGTGGCCACAGTGGCCCGCGCACAGCGGCAAGAGATGGTGGAAGTCCCCATGCAGCAAGATGTGGCGTTCTGGAGTTCAGGTTTTGTTCCTGCGGCCCGCAGTGCCTAG
- a CDS encoding HNH endonuclease, whose protein sequence is MSLGKAMIHARKQKHVTVPREEVRVHASKVMQSPVLVLNASYEPINICGARRALVLVLKGVAKTEEEQGATLHAARVRMPLPSVIRLLEYRRIPHQTRALSRKNILLRDRNTCQYCGIVLPASELTLDHVIPRSRGGTSTWENLVACCHACNRKKGNLLLHELDDMKLLREPRPFTLHTSRHIMRMIGHSDLKWRKYLYY, encoded by the coding sequence ATGTCTTTGGGAAAGGCCATGATTCACGCGCGTAAACAGAAGCACGTCACTGTTCCACGTGAGGAGGTGCGGGTCCATGCCAGCAAGGTGATGCAGTCACCGGTACTGGTGCTGAACGCATCCTATGAGCCCATTAACATTTGCGGCGCGCGCCGGGCGCTGGTACTGGTCCTCAAGGGCGTTGCCAAAACGGAAGAAGAGCAGGGTGCCACGCTTCATGCAGCGCGTGTGCGTATGCCTCTGCCTTCGGTCATCCGTCTGCTCGAATACCGTCGCATTCCGCACCAGACCAGAGCGCTGTCGCGAAAAAATATTCTTCTGCGTGACCGGAACACCTGCCAGTATTGCGGCATTGTGCTGCCTGCCTCTGAGCTTACGCTGGACCATGTCATTCCGCGTTCGCGCGGCGGAACATCTACCTGGGAAAACCTGGTTGCATGCTGCCATGCCTGTAACCGCAAAAAGGGAAATCTGCTGCTGCATGAGCTAGACGATATGAAGCTGCTGCGCGAGCCGCGCCCATTTACCTTGCACACAAGCAGACATATTATGCGGATGATCGGGCACAGCGATCTGAAGTGGAGAAAGTATCTCTACTACTAG
- a CDS encoding carbohydrate kinase family protein, whose product MSQQYCIAGLGELLWDLLPTGRQLGGAPANFAVMAARLGNHGIIASSIGPDEAGQEALSRLAALSADTSYLQTDADHPTGTVSVALREGQPEYVIHQPVAWDYLQWTPEWSALARRVHAVCFGTLAQRSPVSRETIHAFLDATMPTCVRIFDVNLRRPFFDGAVIARSLEKATCVKLNDAEMPQVLSLLGLAAESGTDESSLHRGALLLLNHFPLQLVCITMGAEGSLLVTRDGHDRHFGLPANVRDTVGAGDAFTAALVHYFLQGAPLQVLNEAGNRWGAWVASQPGAMPDLPADVSEQIKNEIRKASGK is encoded by the coding sequence GTGAGTCAGCAGTATTGCATTGCAGGCCTAGGCGAGCTGCTATGGGACCTGCTGCCGACTGGGAGGCAGCTTGGCGGAGCGCCAGCAAATTTCGCCGTGATGGCAGCACGACTTGGCAATCACGGCATTATCGCCAGCAGTATTGGCCCAGATGAAGCAGGACAGGAGGCCTTGTCGCGTCTGGCAGCATTGTCCGCTGATACCAGCTACCTGCAGACCGATGCCGACCATCCGACCGGAACTGTCTCTGTAGCTTTGCGCGAGGGACAGCCGGAGTACGTAATTCACCAACCCGTCGCATGGGACTACCTGCAATGGACTCCGGAGTGGAGTGCATTGGCCCGGCGTGTTCATGCAGTGTGTTTTGGTACGCTGGCCCAGCGCAGTCCTGTCTCACGGGAAACCATTCACGCCTTTCTTGATGCCACGATGCCGACGTGCGTGCGCATTTTTGACGTCAATCTGCGGAGACCTTTTTTTGATGGAGCCGTCATCGCCCGCTCGCTCGAAAAGGCGACCTGTGTAAAGCTGAATGATGCAGAAATGCCGCAGGTGCTGTCTCTGCTGGGGCTTGCCGCTGAGAGCGGTACAGACGAATCTTCCCTGCACCGGGGAGCGCTGCTGCTACTCAACCATTTCCCGCTCCAGCTTGTCTGCATTACGATGGGCGCGGAAGGAAGCCTGCTGGTGACCCGCGACGGACATGACCGTCATTTCGGCCTTCCCGCAAATGTAAGGGACACCGTTGGTGCAGGGGATGCATTCACGGCAGCCCTGGTACATTACTTCCTTCAGGGTGCTCCTTTGCAGGTTCTGAACGAAGCGGGGAACCGCTGGGGAGCATGGGTCGCCTCGCAACCCGGGGCCATGCCAGATCTACCCGCGGATGTTTCCGAGCAGATAAAAAACGAGATCCGTAAAGCCTCCGGGAAATGA
- a CDS encoding alpha,alpha-trehalase, whose product MSPLSAQLTEEKPEQQAAQIQDYIAHTWDTLTRSMLDCHSLVDPKVKAAPVLYLPQDVPMPAQVAALHTQCNVDVERLPKRITHIGEIDPRSIRTPGLLYLPNPYVVPGGRFNEMYGWDSYFILLGLLHDHRVDLARGMVENFFYEIEHYGSILNANRTYYLTRSQPPFLSSMVRDVYEADRAGKQRDTWLARAYSYAVRDHDLWLEDFHRAGDTGLARYDDLGEGPVPEQEDDSTYYPDVIRWLLAHPEIHTDFLVEAPDHPDAAEKAKLAAISCDVQASVVCARAHVEGHWLSKDFYKGDRAMRESGYDPSFRFGPFSGATHHYAPVCLNSLLYKYERDLAWMAQKLGNPVEAKRWNAQAERRRTAMNKYLWNAKEGMYFDYDFETHQQSTYRYLTTFYPLWAGVADATQQQGVEKALHWFEQSGGLAMSTYDSGTQWDLPYGWAPPTWIAIAGLEKVGDISDARRISEKFSRTILENFARDHTLREKYDVVHGSSEMSIATGYKGNQVGFGWTNAVYLKMQQLLASTGEKQ is encoded by the coding sequence TTGTCGCCCCTGTCAGCACAGTTAACGGAAGAGAAACCTGAGCAGCAGGCCGCCCAGATCCAGGATTATATTGCGCACACGTGGGACACACTGACCCGCTCGATGCTGGATTGCCACTCTCTGGTTGATCCAAAAGTAAAGGCGGCACCGGTATTGTACCTGCCTCAGGATGTGCCGATGCCTGCCCAGGTAGCAGCGCTTCACACACAATGCAACGTCGATGTGGAACGTCTGCCAAAGCGAATTACCCATATCGGAGAAATTGATCCGCGTTCGATCCGGACGCCAGGACTTCTGTATCTGCCGAACCCCTATGTCGTCCCCGGCGGACGATTCAATGAGATGTATGGGTGGGACAGCTACTTCATTCTGCTGGGACTGCTGCACGACCATCGTGTGGACCTGGCCCGAGGCATGGTAGAAAACTTTTTTTACGAGATCGAGCATTACGGAAGCATTCTGAATGCAAACCGCACATACTATCTCACGCGCTCCCAGCCACCGTTTCTCTCCTCCATGGTTCGCGATGTCTACGAGGCGGACAGGGCCGGAAAACAACGGGATACATGGCTGGCACGAGCATACTCCTATGCTGTGCGCGACCACGACCTGTGGCTTGAAGACTTCCATCGCGCAGGAGATACTGGCCTGGCCCGCTATGATGATCTCGGCGAAGGCCCGGTGCCCGAACAGGAAGATGACTCCACCTATTATCCCGACGTGATTCGCTGGCTCCTGGCGCATCCCGAGATACATACCGACTTTCTGGTGGAAGCACCGGACCACCCGGATGCTGCTGAGAAGGCGAAACTTGCGGCCATCAGCTGCGATGTGCAAGCGTCAGTGGTTTGCGCGCGGGCCCACGTCGAGGGGCACTGGCTCTCCAAAGACTTTTACAAAGGGGACCGCGCCATGCGCGAATCTGGATATGATCCGAGCTTTCGCTTTGGTCCGTTCAGCGGCGCCACACATCACTATGCGCCTGTCTGCCTCAACAGCCTGCTTTATAAATACGAGCGCGACCTGGCCTGGATGGCGCAAAAGCTGGGCAACCCCGTCGAAGCCAAGCGATGGAATGCACAGGCCGAGAGGCGTAGGACGGCCATGAACAAATACCTTTGGAACGCGAAAGAGGGCATGTATTTTGATTACGATTTCGAAACCCATCAGCAATCGACTTACCGCTATCTGACGACCTTTTATCCGCTATGGGCAGGAGTGGCAGACGCCACCCAGCAACAGGGGGTAGAGAAGGCGCTGCACTGGTTTGAGCAGTCCGGAGGCCTGGCCATGAGCACGTATGATTCCGGCACGCAGTGGGACCTGCCCTATGGCTGGGCGCCTCCTACATGGATTGCGATTGCCGGACTGGAGAAGGTGGGAGACATCTCCGATGCCCGACGCATCTCAGAAAAATTCAGCCGCACGATTCTGGAAAATTTTGCCCGCGATCACACGCTGCGCGAAAAATATGACGTTGTGCATGGCTCCTCGGAAATGAGCATTGCTACAGGCTATAAAGGCAATCAGGTCGGTTTTGGCTGGACCAACGCGGTATATCTGAAAATGCAGCAGTTGCTTGCCTCTACGGGAGAAAAGCAGTGA
- a CDS encoding AsmA-like C-terminal region-containing protein, with the protein MIETLSARFDSRVELEQFHVYFLNGFQVRGSGLKLWPNQVPADQPLFAVEEFSFHTGWTGLFHSPMTIGLVHLKGLSIHLPPKQERHNLPRMSGENASKTKIFVEKIQVDRARLVLGTNKPGKVPLDFDIRDLQLLSVGAGQPMHFHAVLTNPKPIGDIDSSGHFGPFHADDPGDSPVDGIYSFTHADLNSIKGIGGILSSHGKYAGTLDNIVVDGETDTPDFEVDSGNHPMPLHTKFHAIVDGTNGDTYLQPVDAMLVRTHILARGEVVKAPQGGHNIRLDVAVGPAHMEDVLKLAVSTLPPLMSGDLKMKTKFFLPPGPDSVTQKLQLNGNFSVSNVTFASDKVQSKVDELSLRSQGRAKEAKQVSSNGPESIQSQLSGQFQLANGKAIFPSLNFNVPGAAINLQGLYTMDGKEYDFHGKARLTAKVSQLTTGWKSILLKPVDPFFSKNGAGTEVPIRITGTRNSPKFSLDFGHKEKH; encoded by the coding sequence GTGATCGAAACACTCAGCGCCCGTTTCGACAGCCGCGTTGAACTGGAGCAGTTTCATGTCTACTTTCTGAATGGGTTTCAGGTCCGCGGATCAGGGTTAAAACTCTGGCCTAATCAAGTCCCTGCAGACCAGCCGCTTTTTGCAGTGGAGGAATTCAGCTTCCATACCGGATGGACTGGGCTTTTCCATTCTCCAATGACGATTGGGCTGGTACACCTGAAAGGGCTTTCCATCCATCTTCCGCCCAAACAGGAAAGACACAACCTGCCCCGGATGTCCGGAGAAAACGCCAGTAAGACCAAAATTTTCGTGGAGAAAATCCAGGTAGACCGTGCCAGGCTTGTGCTGGGTACAAACAAGCCCGGCAAGGTCCCTCTTGATTTCGACATTCGGGACCTGCAATTGCTGTCCGTCGGTGCGGGACAACCGATGCACTTCCATGCGGTCCTGACGAACCCTAAACCGATCGGCGACATTGATTCCAGTGGGCATTTCGGCCCATTTCATGCGGACGACCCCGGCGATTCTCCGGTAGATGGCATTTATAGTTTTACTCACGCTGATCTGAACTCGATAAAAGGTATTGGCGGCATTTTGTCGTCGCATGGAAAATACGCCGGTACTCTCGACAACATCGTCGTAGATGGTGAGACCGACACACCCGATTTTGAAGTAGACAGCGGAAATCACCCCATGCCCCTGCACACGAAATTTCATGCCATTGTGGATGGGACCAACGGGGACACGTATCTACAACCCGTGGATGCGATGCTGGTCCGCACGCATATCCTTGCCCGCGGAGAGGTCGTAAAGGCCCCCCAGGGTGGTCACAATATCAGGCTCGACGTAGCCGTAGGCCCCGCGCACATGGAGGACGTCCTCAAGCTTGCAGTCAGCACCCTGCCTCCGTTGATGAGCGGTGATCTGAAGATGAAGACAAAATTCTTTCTGCCTCCTGGCCCTGACTCAGTGACACAAAAACTTCAGTTGAATGGGAACTTCTCAGTGTCCAATGTTACTTTTGCCAGCGACAAAGTACAGTCGAAAGTGGACGAACTGAGTTTGCGGAGCCAGGGCCGCGCAAAAGAAGCAAAGCAGGTCAGCAGTAACGGGCCTGAATCCATTCAGTCGCAGTTAAGTGGGCAGTTTCAACTTGCAAATGGCAAAGCCATCTTTCCCAGCCTGAATTTCAATGTTCCCGGGGCCGCCATCAACCTTCAGGGACTGTATACGATGGATGGCAAAGAGTATGACTTTCACGGGAAAGCGCGGCTGACTGCGAAGGTCTCACAGCTCACTACAGGCTGGAAGTCCATCCTGCTCAAACCCGTAGATCCCTTCTTTTCAAAAAATGGAGCAGGCACGGAGGTGCCCATCCGAATTACCGGTACGCGAAATTCTCCCAAGTTCAGCCTGGATTTTGGACACAAAGAGAAGCATTGA